Proteins from a single region of Macaca fascicularis isolate 582-1 chromosome 5, T2T-MFA8v1.1:
- the LOC102115624 gene encoding MORF4 family associated protein 1 like 2: MRPVDADEAREPREDPGSPLSPVPRAGREDLASLERERARAHWRARRKLLEIQSLLDAIKSEVEAEERGARAPAPSPRAEAEERVARLCAEAERKAAEAARMGRRIVELHQRIAGC, encoded by the coding sequence ATGCGGCCTGTGGACGCGGACGAGGCGCGGGAGCCCCGCGAGGACCCGGGCAGCCCGCTGAGCCCGGTGCCCCGCGCCGGCCGCGAGGACCTGGCCTCCCTGGAGCGCGAGCGCGCCCGGGCGCACTGGCGGGCCCGCAGGAAGCTGCTGGAGATCCAGAGCCTGCTCGACGCCATCAAGAGCGAGGTGGAGGCGGAGGAGCGGGGCGCCCgggcccctgcacccagcccgcGCGCGGAGGCGGAGGAGCGGGTGGCTCGGCTGTGTGCCGAGGCGGAGAGGAAGGCCGCGGAGGCGGCGCGGATGGGCAGAAGGATCGTGGAGCTGCACCAGCGGATCGCTGGCTGCTAG